TAGTTCTAAATAGTGTTTAAACCACAAAGCATTGGGTTTGTTATTGATTTACAGTGGCAGGCTCTAAGAATCATTAACCGACTGATGGTAAACTGAGGGACCTCTGGACCACAACGGGAGAGGCTGAGTCCTGTGCAGGCTGGACTCCAGATATACAGTTTATTTTTACACATCCTCGCATGTTTATATTGCCTTATACACGTTGGTTCCTGTCACTGTTTTTACCTGAGAAAATGACTCAAAGTCTAAAACTGGCCCTAGATCTGTTCCTCTGTGAGCCTCTCTACTCTGCCACCAGCTTCCTCAGCCGCTGCACCACATCCTCCCCGCTCGCCCACGGCACCGTGACCGCCTTGAACTCCCCGGGCATGGACTCGTGGGTCTCCGTGATCAGCCGGTGCATGGGGAAGTCCCGGCGCGGGAAGACCACGTCCCGGGGCCCGAGGGCGAGCGCAGGGCAGAAGTCGTTGGCTCCGTCCCCCACGTAGAAAACCCTCTGGTAGGGGCGGCCCCGCTCCTGCGTCCTGCGGGCCACATACTCCCGGACCACCACCTGCTTGCACATGTTGTCGGGGCACCGCAGGCAGTCGTGGGAGTGGAACGGTCTCATCACCAGCCGGCCGTCCTTGTTGAATGTTGCCGGGTTGGTGAAGATCCGATGGAAGAGCTGTCGCGCCCCGGTGCGCCGCAGCCACGACTCGATGAAGAAGCTGTTGGCGTCGGACAGCAGCACCACCTCGAAGTCCTGCGGGGGCCGGGCGCGCAGGAATTGGAAGAGGGTGGCCATGCCCGGGGTGGACGGGATCTTCTCCATGACGCTGCGCATGTCGCTCTCGGTGACGCCTTGCTCCGCCAGGTAGGCCAGGACGCGCTGCATGTACTCGTTGTAGCGGCCGGGCTGGTAGGTGTCCTTCAGCCAGCCCGGGAGGTTCTGACCCGGGGCGGCCTGCACCACCATGTCATCGCTGGTCTCATCCACGATGGTCTCGTCAAAGTCAAAGAAGATGAGGAAGCGCTTGTCGTTGGGGAAGTGCGCCGAGGATGAGGCCATGGTCTCCGTGCGTCTGGGCCCGCGGgcttcctcctctcctggaGGATGGGGTGGTACAACACAGCAGTTGAAGACTGAATCCCTCATGATTGACTATGCCACACCTCTTACAGTTGCCAAGTGGCATCAAATCCCACTCTCCTGCATCCCACTCCGGGCAGGCCCACGGTAGGGTGGAGGCTAAGATGGAGGATGGAGTCAACAGAACCAATAGCAGATTTAATATATAGGAATatacataaaataataaatgtgaagtTTTATAAAAGGGAGCAGAGCAGCCAAGCAGCAGCATGTCAGCCCAGAGGAGGCCGCATCCTCCAACTCATGGATCTCTGAGCAAATGTGTCTATGAAGGTAaaaggtgaggaagaggaggaggaggaagctgctcGAGCTGGAGAGAAACTaagaattaaatataattacgcCCAGACCAGACTGAAGTGGCAGACTGGGTGTGTTCATGCCTAAGCAAGCAAGCAGACTATAGAACTATATATATCACACGAACAAACAACACAGTGTTGGCCTGCT
Above is a genomic segment from Pleuronectes platessa chromosome 16, fPlePla1.1, whole genome shotgun sequence containing:
- the phospho1 gene encoding probable phosphatase phospho1 isoform X2, whose product is MASSSAHFPNDKRFLIFFDFDETIVDETSDDMVVQAAPGQNLPGWLKDTYQPGRYNEYMQRVLAYLAEQGVTESDMRSVMEKIPSTPGMATLFQFLRARPPQDFEVVLLSDANSFFIESWLRRTGARQLFHRIFTNPATFNKDGRLVMRPFHSHDCLRCPDNMCKQVVVREYVARRTQERGRPYQRVFYVGDGANDFCPALALGPRDVVFPRRDFPMHRLITETHESMPGEFKAVTVPWASGEDVVQRLRKLVAE
- the phospho1 gene encoding probable phosphatase phospho1 isoform X1 gives rise to the protein MRDSVFNCCVVPPHPPGEEEARGPRRTETMASSSAHFPNDKRFLIFFDFDETIVDETSDDMVVQAAPGQNLPGWLKDTYQPGRYNEYMQRVLAYLAEQGVTESDMRSVMEKIPSTPGMATLFQFLRARPPQDFEVVLLSDANSFFIESWLRRTGARQLFHRIFTNPATFNKDGRLVMRPFHSHDCLRCPDNMCKQVVVREYVARRTQERGRPYQRVFYVGDGANDFCPALALGPRDVVFPRRDFPMHRLITETHESMPGEFKAVTVPWASGEDVVQRLRKLVAE